In the genome of Carnobacterium pleistocenium FTR1, one region contains:
- the rpmG gene encoding 50S ribosomal protein L33 → MSGKKTSLACSVCGSRNYSKKVNEGSRTERLEIKKFCKYCNQHTLHRETK, encoded by the coding sequence ATGAGTGGTAAAAAAACATCTTTAGCTTGTTCGGTATGTGGGTCTAGAAATTACTCTAAAAAAGTAAATGAAGGAAGCCGCACAGAACGCTTAGAAATAAAAAAATTCTGTAAGTATTGCAATCAACATACATTGCATCGTGAAACGAAATAA
- a CDS encoding glycine betaine ABC transporter substrate-binding protein, protein MFESQESSFEESSMQWIEANQDKVDEWLEGAEQVDGETILFEAIANGEADASLALWLPTTHASFYKKPQDNMIDLSENLTGAQNGLLFQPI, encoded by the coding sequence ATGTTTGAATCGCAAGAAAGTTCTTTTGAAGAGTCATCGATGCAGTGGATAGAAGCGAATCAAGACAAAGTAGATGAATGGCTAGAGGGTGCTGAACAAGTAGATGGAGAAACAATTTTATTTGAGGCGATTGCAAATGGAGAAGCAGATGCATCTCTTGCACTGTGGTTACCAACAACACATGCTTCTTTTTATAAAAAACCTCAAGATAACATGATTGATCTAAGTGAAAACTTAACAGGTGCGCAAAATGGCTTGTTGTTCCAACCTATATAG
- a CDS encoding class I SAM-dependent methyltransferase, whose product MSDHYFSNNPNTVSETAAWTYTLRGREFKFVTDAGVFSKKTVDFGSRLLIEAIDFSEMISGDILDVGCGYGPMGLALAKEDPERKVEMVDVNERALGLAKQNASNNRLPNVLIHTSDIYESVEGKEFAAIVSNPPIRAGKKVVHGVLTGAFDLLKSGGTLTIVIQKKQGAPSAKAKMEETFGNAQVIVKDKGYWIIQSFKEEKN is encoded by the coding sequence ATGTCAGATCATTATTTTTCTAATAATCCAAATACTGTAAGTGAAACAGCTGCTTGGACATATACACTACGTGGGCGAGAATTTAAGTTCGTTACTGATGCGGGAGTATTTTCTAAAAAAACAGTCGATTTTGGTTCTCGTTTGCTGATTGAGGCAATTGATTTCTCGGAAATGATTTCTGGTGATATCTTAGATGTTGGGTGCGGCTATGGTCCGATGGGGTTAGCTTTAGCGAAAGAAGATCCGGAGCGCAAAGTAGAAATGGTTGACGTCAATGAACGAGCGTTGGGATTAGCGAAGCAGAATGCATCAAATAATCGGTTGCCAAATGTATTAATACACACGTCAGATATTTATGAATCAGTGGAAGGTAAAGAATTTGCGGCAATCGTTAGCAATCCTCCTATTCGTGCTGGTAAAAAAGTAGTCCACGGTGTTTTGACTGGTGCTTTTGATTTGCTTAAAAGTGGCGGAACATTGACAATTGTTATTCAAAAAAAACAAGGTGCCCCAAGTGCGAAAGCAAAAATGGAAGAAACGTTCGGTAATGCTCAAGTGATCGTTAAAGACAAAGGGTACTGGATCATTCAAAGTTTTAAAGAGGAAAAGAATTAG
- a CDS encoding FMN-binding protein, whose translation MEFKKGLKLVSVVFASTLVLAACGSDDAANAGSSAVVESEKLQDGSYMLEEKNLDDNGWSVVFGMTVEDNKITESSYDYVNDAGALKTEDAEYQKAMEEKVGTGPADYIPAYNQALVDAQDPSSVEVISGATHSYDLFVEYAQQLVDAAAEGNTEKIEIDN comes from the coding sequence ATGGAATTTAAAAAAGGGTTGAAGTTGGTATCAGTCGTTTTTGCATCAACATTAGTTTTAGCAGCATGCGGTTCTGATGATGCGGCTAATGCAGGAAGTTCAGCAGTTGTTGAATCAGAAAAATTGCAAGATGGTAGCTATATGTTAGAAGAAAAAAATCTTGATGATAACGGTTGGAGCGTTGTTTTTGGTATGACAGTAGAGGACAATAAGATTACTGAATCTAGCTATGATTATGTAAATGATGCTGGAGCATTGAAAACAGAAGATGCAGAATATCAAAAAGCGATGGAAGAAAAAGTAGGAACTGGTCCTGCAGATTACATTCCAGCGTATAACCAAGCTTTAGTTGATGCGCAAGATCCTTCGTCAGTAGAAGTTATTTCTGGAGCAACTCATTCATACGATTTATTTGTTGAATATGCTCAACAATTGGTAGATGCAGCAGCGGAAGGCAATACAGAAAAAATTGAAATTGATAACTAA
- a CDS encoding FAD:protein FMN transferase, whose amino-acid sequence MEKHRLIKVILSLLAIVFLLVGCRETTSVKERMLAEEPFERTEFLMGTVVKVTIYNQDQQAALDAAFNRLEELAGLITVDEEEENSEVEKINEQAGTKPVQVSDDLYYLLQAAFDYSESTVGSFDMTIGPITELWHIGFDDARKPEQSEIDETLALVDYSKVQFDDDAQTVYLPKEKMRLDLGAIAKGFITDEVVEVLKEHEVDTAIVDLGGNIYVLGDSTRGEGVGWNVGIQDPFETRGTILGSLALSSRSIVTSGIYERFLEVDGTNYHHLMNPETGYPFDNELAGVSVITKKSIDGDGLSTSLFSKGLEEGLEYVNTLEDVDAIFVTKDKNVYISDGLKGSFRLTNDDFTLK is encoded by the coding sequence ATGGAAAAACATAGGCTGATAAAAGTGATACTTTCTTTACTGGCTATAGTGTTCTTACTTGTTGGTTGTAGGGAAACAACTAGCGTGAAGGAGCGGATGTTAGCTGAAGAACCTTTTGAAAGAACTGAGTTTTTAATGGGAACGGTGGTAAAAGTTACGATTTATAATCAAGACCAACAAGCAGCTTTAGACGCGGCTTTTAATCGACTTGAGGAGCTGGCGGGCTTGATTACTGTTGATGAAGAAGAAGAGAATTCAGAAGTCGAAAAAATTAATGAACAAGCTGGTACAAAACCTGTCCAAGTATCTGATGATTTATATTATTTGTTGCAGGCGGCTTTTGATTATAGCGAAAGTACGGTAGGCAGTTTTGATATGACGATTGGGCCGATTACTGAATTGTGGCATATTGGTTTTGATGATGCTAGAAAGCCAGAGCAATCTGAAATTGATGAAACATTGGCATTGGTTGATTACTCAAAAGTGCAGTTCGATGATGATGCTCAAACCGTCTACCTTCCAAAAGAGAAGATGCGATTAGATCTAGGAGCTATTGCTAAAGGATTTATTACGGATGAAGTAGTAGAAGTGCTGAAAGAACATGAAGTGGATACGGCTATTGTTGATTTAGGCGGGAATATCTATGTATTAGGCGACAGTACTAGAGGCGAAGGTGTAGGCTGGAATGTGGGCATTCAAGATCCATTCGAAACTCGTGGAACAATCTTAGGTTCTCTAGCTTTAAGTAGTCGGTCAATCGTAACATCTGGAATCTACGAGCGTTTTCTTGAAGTGGATGGGACAAACTACCATCACTTGATGAACCCTGAGACAGGATATCCCTTTGATAATGAATTGGCAGGAGTGAGTGTGATCACTAAAAAATCTATTGATGGTGATGGATTATCAACCTCATTGTTTTCTAAAGGATTAGAAGAAGGACTGGAATACGTTAATACATTAGAAGATGTTGATGCAATATTTGTAACGAAAGACAAAAATGTCTATATATCTGACGGTTTGAAAGGATCATTTAGATTAACAAATGATGATTTTACGTTAAAATGA
- the rplL gene encoding 50S ribosomal protein L7/L12, with protein MALNIEQIVADLNESTILELNDLVKAIETEFGVTAAAPVAAAGAGESAAAEQTEFTVELTSAGDAKIKVIKAVREATGLGLKEAKGLVDGAPTAIKENISKEDAEALKEALEAVGASVEVK; from the coding sequence ATGGCATTAAACATTGAACAAATCGTTGCTGACTTAAATGAATCAACGATTTTAGAATTAAACGACTTAGTAAAAGCAATCGAAACAGAATTTGGCGTAACAGCAGCAGCTCCTGTAGCAGCAGCAGGTGCTGGAGAATCAGCAGCAGCTGAACAAACAGAATTTACAGTAGAATTAACTTCTGCTGGAGATGCAAAAATTAAAGTTATCAAAGCAGTACGTGAAGCAACAGGCCTTGGCTTGAAAGAAGCTAAAGGATTAGTTGACGGAGCACCAACAGCAATCAAAGAAAACATTTCTAAAGAAGATGCAGAAGCATTGAAAGAAGCTTTAGAAGCAGTTGGAGCATCTGTAGAAGTTAAATAA
- a CDS encoding Gx transporter family protein — translation MTRNQKLVYIALLAAQAVILSLVERSIPFPFAFAPGAKIGIANLITIVAIFTLPLKDSFTVVWMRLIMATLLGGTLSTFMYSCAGALLSYIGMLTVKQLGPKRVSIIGISATGGILHNVGQLAVASWISQTWTVMLYLPILSFMGILSGIAIGIAANYLMTHVRTLKNFQNHAHQINEKNDATTLM, via the coding sequence ATGACTCGAAATCAAAAACTTGTATATATTGCATTGCTAGCAGCTCAAGCTGTTATTTTAAGCTTAGTTGAAAGAAGTATTCCTTTTCCTTTTGCCTTTGCTCCAGGTGCAAAAATCGGGATTGCTAACCTCATTACTATTGTTGCTATTTTTACTTTACCCCTAAAAGATAGTTTTACAGTTGTGTGGATGAGACTTATTATGGCCACTCTTCTCGGTGGGACATTGTCTACATTTATGTACAGTTGTGCTGGAGCTTTGCTAAGTTATATAGGCATGTTGACAGTGAAGCAGCTTGGTCCAAAACGGGTCAGTATTATTGGAATCAGTGCTACAGGAGGCATATTACACAACGTTGGCCAATTAGCTGTTGCAAGTTGGATCTCTCAAACTTGGACCGTCATGCTTTACTTGCCTATTCTATCCTTTATGGGGATTTTATCTGGTATTGCTATTGGTATTGCCGCTAATTATTTGATGACTCACGTGCGAACACTAAAAAATTTCCAAAATCATGCTCACCAGATTAATGAAAAAAATGACGCAACAACACTTATGTAA
- the nusG gene encoding transcription termination/antitermination protein NusG, translated as MEEIESAKQWYVLHTYSGYENKVKQNIESRANSMGMGDYIFRVVIPEEEEKEVKNGKEKVNMKKTFPGYVLVEMIMADDSWYVVRNTPGVTGFVGSHGAGSKPAPLLDSEIEVILRRIGMSARHQEINFEVGETITIIEGAFNGLTGKITEIEMEKAKLKVNVEMFGRETSTELDFEQVDKL; from the coding sequence ATGGAAGAAATAGAAAGTGCGAAACAATGGTATGTCTTACACACATATTCTGGTTATGAAAATAAAGTTAAGCAAAATATTGAGTCTAGAGCCAATAGTATGGGTATGGGAGATTACATTTTCCGAGTAGTGATCCCTGAAGAAGAAGAAAAAGAAGTAAAGAACGGTAAAGAAAAAGTTAATATGAAAAAAACATTTCCTGGATATGTTCTAGTTGAAATGATCATGGCTGATGATTCTTGGTACGTTGTTCGTAATACGCCGGGTGTGACAGGGTTCGTTGGATCACATGGAGCGGGAAGTAAACCAGCGCCACTTTTAGATTCAGAAATAGAAGTTATTTTACGTCGTATTGGTATGAGTGCTCGTCACCAAGAAATCAACTTTGAAGTTGGCGAAACGATTACGATTATCGAAGGGGCATTTAATGGTCTTACAGGTAAAATTACCGAGATTGAAATGGAAAAAGCAAAACTTAAAGTTAACGTTGAAATGTTTGGTCGCGAAACAAGTACTGAATTAGATTTTGAACAGGTAGATAAATTATAA
- the secE gene encoding preprotein translocase subunit SecE has product MKKIKNFFSGVLQQIKAVTWPTGKELRKYTLTVFVVCLLFVLFFMVVDFGIDTILDFIL; this is encoded by the coding sequence ATGAAGAAAATAAAAAACTTTTTTAGTGGCGTACTTCAACAAATAAAAGCAGTCACATGGCCTACCGGTAAAGAACTTAGAAAATATACATTGACTGTTTTTGTGGTTTGCCTATTATTTGTTCTTTTCTTTATGGTTGTTGACTTTGGAATCGATACAATCTTAGATTTTATTTTATAA
- the rplK gene encoding 50S ribosomal protein L11, which produces MAKKVVKLVKLQIPAGKATPAPPVGPALGQAQINIMGFCKEFNARTADQNGLITPVVISVYEDRSFTFITKTPPAAVLLKKAAGVESGSGEPNTKKVAKVTRDQVREIAETKMADLNASDVDSAMLMIEGTARSMGFTVEG; this is translated from the coding sequence GTGGCTAAAAAAGTAGTTAAGTTAGTTAAATTACAAATTCCTGCAGGGAAAGCAACTCCAGCTCCACCGGTAGGTCCAGCATTAGGACAAGCACAAATCAATATTATGGGATTCTGTAAAGAATTCAATGCTCGTACTGCTGATCAAAATGGATTAATCACTCCCGTTGTTATTTCTGTATATGAAGATCGTTCATTTACATTTATCACAAAAACTCCACCTGCTGCTGTTTTACTTAAAAAAGCTGCTGGTGTTGAATCTGGTTCTGGTGAACCAAACACTAAAAAAGTTGCAAAAGTAACACGCGACCAAGTTAGAGAAATTGCAGAAACAAAAATGGCTGATTTAAACGCATCAGATGTTGACTCTGCTATGTTAATGATCGAAGGTACTGCAAGAAGCATGGGATTCACTGTAGAAGGTTAA
- the rplJ gene encoding 50S ribosomal protein L10, which translates to MSQAAIAKKQELVDLASTKFKEAASVVVVDYRGLTVEEVTNLRKQLRDAGIQMKVIKNSVLSRAAEAAGLEGMNDVFKGPTAVAFSNDDVVAPAKIIAEFAKTAAALEIKGGVIEGRVSSAEEMNSLALLPDREGLLSMLLSVLQAPVRNTALAIKAVAESKEEVA; encoded by the coding sequence ATGAGTCAAGCAGCAATCGCAAAAAAACAAGAACTAGTTGATTTAGCATCAACTAAGTTCAAAGAAGCAGCTTCAGTAGTTGTAGTAGACTACCGTGGATTAACTGTTGAAGAAGTGACTAATTTACGTAAGCAATTACGTGATGCAGGAATCCAAATGAAAGTTATCAAAAATTCAGTTTTAAGCCGTGCAGCAGAAGCAGCAGGTTTAGAAGGAATGAACGATGTTTTCAAAGGACCTACAGCAGTTGCGTTTAGTAACGATGACGTTGTAGCACCTGCAAAAATTATCGCTGAATTTGCTAAAACAGCAGCAGCATTAGAAATCAAAGGTGGCGTAATCGAAGGACGCGTTTCTTCAGCTGAAGAAATGAATTCTCTTGCATTACTACCAGACCGCGAAGGTTTGTTATCAATGTTGTTATCTGTACTTCAAGCACCAGTTCGCAATACTGCGCTTGCTATCAAAGCAGTTGCAGAATCAAAAGAAGAAGTAGCTTAA
- the menA gene encoding 1,4-dihydroxy-2-naphthoate polyprenyltransferase yields the protein MAVKTFLKLVEIQTKLASLFPFLLGTLFAAYYFNAFDLINTFLFFAAMIIFDMTTTAINNLMDYQKAKDQGYKSEVNIIGQEKIPEKLVIRLIISMLVAATLLGLILVVRTNIILLIIGAICFFIGIFYTFGPVPISRMPLGEPISGLVMGFGIFFIAAFVTINDPSLLSLLFAGQNFILKGNIVSIVTLFFVSLPTVFLIANIMLANNTCDLEEDIVNHRYTLPFYIGKKQAVQLFNALVYLSYLVIVLAVLLGLLHPILLVLLGTIIPMRKNLAAYNDKQVKSETFVVAIKNIVLFSSSEVILLAVSLLFK from the coding sequence ATGGCGGTAAAAACATTCTTAAAATTAGTAGAGATCCAAACAAAGTTAGCGAGCCTTTTCCCTTTTCTGCTAGGGACTTTGTTTGCGGCGTATTATTTTAACGCGTTTGATTTAATAAATACGTTTCTTTTCTTTGCAGCAATGATTATTTTTGATATGACAACAACAGCTATCAATAATTTGATGGATTATCAAAAAGCTAAAGATCAAGGGTATAAAAGTGAAGTGAATATTATTGGACAAGAGAAAATACCGGAAAAACTTGTTATTCGTCTGATTATAAGTATGCTAGTCGCTGCGACACTTTTAGGTCTTATACTCGTAGTTAGGACAAATATTATCTTATTGATCATAGGAGCTATCTGTTTCTTTATCGGTATTTTTTATACATTTGGGCCAGTTCCAATTTCAAGAATGCCTTTAGGCGAGCCTATTTCGGGTCTGGTAATGGGATTTGGCATCTTTTTTATTGCAGCTTTTGTAACTATCAACGACCCCAGCTTATTGAGTTTATTATTTGCAGGGCAAAATTTTATTTTAAAAGGCAATATCGTTTCAATTGTAACGCTGTTTTTTGTTTCATTACCGACGGTCTTTTTAATTGCCAATATTATGTTGGCGAATAATACCTGTGATTTAGAAGAAGATATTGTTAATCATCGCTATACGCTGCCGTTTTATATTGGTAAGAAACAGGCAGTTCAGTTATTTAATGCATTGGTTTACTTGAGTTATCTGGTGATTGTGTTAGCTGTTTTATTAGGGTTGTTGCATCCGATATTATTAGTTTTGTTAGGGACCATCATACCTATGAGGAAAAATTTAGCTGCTTATAATGATAAGCAAGTTAAATCAGAAACTTTTGTTGTTGCCATAAAAAACATTGTTTTATTTAGCAGTAGCGAAGTGATCTTATTAGCTGTAAGTTTATTATTTAAGTAA
- the rplA gene encoding 50S ribosomal protein L1 — protein sequence MAKKSKQYSAAAEKVDILKAYSLEEAVALVKEVDYAKFDATVEVAYRLGVDPKKADQQIRGAVVLPNGTGKTQKVLVFAKGEKAKEAEAAGADYVGEAELVQKINGGWFDFDVVVATPDMMAEVGRLGRVLGPKGLMPNPKTGTVTMDVTKAINEIKAGKVTYRVDKAGNVHAPIGKVSFDNAKLVENFKTIHDTMIRVKPSTAKGDYIKNITVTTTFGPGVKVDAGSF from the coding sequence ATGGCTAAAAAAAGTAAACAATATTCAGCAGCAGCTGAAAAAGTTGATATTTTAAAAGCTTATTCTTTAGAAGAAGCTGTAGCATTAGTTAAAGAAGTTGACTATGCTAAATTTGATGCAACTGTAGAAGTTGCTTATAGACTTGGTGTTGACCCTAAGAAAGCTGACCAACAAATTCGTGGAGCAGTTGTTCTTCCAAATGGAACAGGTAAAACTCAAAAAGTATTAGTATTTGCTAAAGGTGAAAAAGCTAAAGAAGCTGAAGCTGCTGGAGCAGATTATGTAGGAGAAGCTGAATTAGTTCAAAAAATCAATGGCGGATGGTTTGATTTCGACGTTGTTGTAGCAACTCCAGATATGATGGCTGAAGTTGGTCGTCTTGGACGTGTTTTAGGACCTAAAGGCCTAATGCCGAATCCTAAAACAGGTACTGTTACAATGGATGTTACTAAAGCAATCAATGAAATTAAAGCTGGTAAAGTAACTTACCGTGTTGACAAAGCAGGGAATGTTCATGCTCCAATCGGTAAAGTATCTTTTGACAATGCTAAATTAGTTGAAAACTTCAAAACAATCCATGACACAATGATAAGAGTTAAACCTTCAACTGCAAAAGGTGATTACATCAAAAACATTACAGTAACTACTACTTTTGGACCTGGTGTTAAAGTTGATGCAGGATCGTTTTAA
- a CDS encoding FAD-dependent oxidoreductase, which yields MTQTNVVVVGAGFAGVAATKQLAKKLKKNKDVTITLIDRHSYLTYMTELHEVAGGRVEPEAIQYDLQRLFARKQNVNLVTDNVTAVDHDKKIVTTENGSYTYDYLILGMGGEPNDFGTPGVKEHGFTLWSMEDAVRLRHHIETTVAAAAIEHDSAKRAAMMRFVICGSGFTGIEMVGELLDWKDVLAKEYKFDASEIELIVVEAAPTILNALPRQDADKAEKFMTKKGIKIMKDAAIISVGADSIILKSGEEIPTNTLVWTAGVKANTDTAEFGMEQARAGRLVANEFMEAKNLEDVYVIGDLVYYEEEEGKPTPQIVQAAEQTGHTAAINVIAAIEGNEKHKLESNYQGTMVSIGSKYGVAYLMDKFHLSGFLAMLMKHIVNLKYFFDIRSGYYMVQYIFHEFFHIKNQRNIFRGHLSRYGNVLWSVPLRVFYGSMWLIEGLKKAFGLFDSQSWFGDTVALPFAWLQEATSGASEAVEEASEAVQPIFGLNYVYGEEPMMILSKAPEWFNSIMEFMIPTPEVALIFQKFMTVVELAIGLALIAGLFTWLASAATVALVVSFALSGMFYWVNLWFVFVAIALMNGSGRAVGLDYYVIPWIQKIAGKWWYGTPRSLYK from the coding sequence ATGACTCAAACAAATGTAGTTGTTGTTGGTGCTGGATTTGCAGGTGTTGCTGCTACTAAACAATTGGCTAAAAAACTGAAGAAAAACAAAGACGTAACGATTACTTTAATCGATCGCCACTCTTACCTTACTTATATGACAGAATTACATGAAGTAGCTGGAGGACGGGTTGAACCTGAAGCCATTCAATACGATTTACAACGGTTATTTGCCCGTAAACAAAATGTTAACTTAGTAACGGATAATGTTACCGCTGTTGATCACGATAAAAAAATTGTAACGACTGAAAATGGCTCTTATACGTATGATTATTTAATTCTAGGTATGGGTGGAGAACCAAATGATTTTGGTACGCCGGGTGTTAAAGAACATGGTTTCACCCTTTGGTCAATGGAAGACGCTGTTCGTCTACGCCATCACATTGAAACAACTGTTGCAGCTGCAGCCATTGAACATGACTCAGCAAAACGTGCAGCAATGATGCGTTTTGTTATTTGTGGTTCTGGATTCACGGGTATCGAAATGGTTGGGGAATTACTAGATTGGAAAGATGTACTAGCTAAAGAATACAAATTTGATGCTTCGGAAATTGAGCTAATCGTTGTAGAAGCTGCTCCAACGATCTTAAATGCACTTCCTCGTCAAGATGCTGATAAAGCAGAAAAATTCATGACGAAAAAAGGCATCAAAATTATGAAAGATGCTGCTATTATAAGCGTTGGTGCAGATTCAATTATATTGAAATCCGGCGAAGAAATCCCAACAAATACTTTAGTCTGGACTGCTGGTGTTAAGGCAAATACAGATACAGCAGAATTTGGAATGGAACAAGCTCGTGCTGGTCGTTTAGTTGCGAATGAATTTATGGAAGCTAAAAATTTAGAAGATGTGTATGTGATTGGCGACCTTGTGTATTATGAAGAAGAAGAAGGAAAACCTACTCCTCAAATCGTACAAGCTGCTGAACAAACCGGACATACTGCAGCTATTAATGTTATTGCAGCAATTGAAGGTAATGAAAAACATAAACTTGAATCAAACTATCAAGGAACAATGGTTTCTATTGGTTCAAAATACGGTGTTGCTTATTTAATGGATAAATTCCATCTTAGTGGATTCTTAGCTATGTTAATGAAACATATTGTTAATTTAAAATACTTTTTCGATATTCGTTCTGGTTACTATATGGTACAGTATATATTCCATGAATTTTTCCATATCAAAAATCAACGAAATATTTTCCGTGGTCATCTTTCTCGTTACGGCAATGTTTTATGGAGTGTTCCACTTAGAGTCTTCTATGGTAGCATGTGGCTTATTGAAGGGTTGAAAAAGGCCTTTGGTTTATTCGATTCTCAAAGTTGGTTTGGAGATACCGTCGCTTTACCGTTCGCTTGGTTACAAGAAGCTACTTCCGGAGCATCCGAAGCAGTGGAAGAAGCTAGCGAAGCAGTTCAACCTATTTTTGGATTGAATTATGTTTATGGTGAAGAACCCATGATGATTCTTTCAAAAGCTCCTGAATGGTTTAATAGCATTATGGAATTTATGATTCCAACTCCTGAAGTAGCTTTAATTTTCCAAAAGTTCATGACAGTTGTCGAGCTTGCAATTGGTTTAGCATTGATTGCAGGATTGTTCACTTGGTTAGCTAGTGCGGCTACTGTGGCTTTAGTTGTCAGCTTTGCTCTATCTGGCATGTTCTACTGGGTCAATCTTTGGTTCGTATTTGTTGCTATTGCATTGATGAACGGTTCTGGTCGTGCTGTTGGTTTAGACTATTATGTCATTCCATGGATCCAAAAAATAGCAGGCAAATGGTGGTATGGCACACCAAGATCTTTATATAAATAA
- a CDS encoding membrane protein, with the protein MKELIMALATSVNEVHDLLNQAFGLSMSDKALHFWVMGIIGIILFLMVYIVFKIIEKWKFSATILSFMFTFTMMTVLVFAIEIQQAITNRGNMEFADAIMGLWGFIVMFFVYVIIVGSFYGIYSRVKKRKKPVALNAVEIEDKPKGILDETEKKLDVYRSQRKKTNKFKK; encoded by the coding sequence ATGAAAGAACTTATCATGGCATTAGCAACTAGTGTAAATGAGGTCCATGACCTTTTGAATCAGGCATTTGGTTTGAGCATGTCAGATAAAGCTTTACATTTTTGGGTCATGGGTATTATTGGCATTATTCTATTTCTAATGGTTTACATTGTATTTAAGATAATTGAGAAATGGAAATTTAGTGCAACGATTCTTTCGTTTATGTTTACTTTTACGATGATGACCGTGTTGGTTTTTGCTATTGAGATTCAACAGGCGATTACAAATCGAGGTAACATGGAGTTTGCAGATGCTATAATGGGTTTATGGGGCTTTATTGTCATGTTTTTTGTCTACGTGATTATTGTTGGTTCTTTTTATGGTATTTATTCTCGTGTCAAGAAGAGGAAAAAACCAGTTGCTCTAAATGCAGTAGAGATAGAAGATAAACCAAAAGGAATACTGGATGAAACAGAAAAGAAATTAGACGTTTACCGTTCGCAAAGAAAAAAAACGAATAAGTTCAAAAAATAG
- a CDS encoding polyprenyl synthetase family protein: protein MQIHPMWEAYPELQSELIQTIELMDSKIRLRNKPIEHALIDMMHTGGKLVRPAYTLLFSTFGEDHDPSRARAFAAAIEVLHMATLIHDDIIDDSPKRRGQNTIQSKYGKDVAVYAGDYLFTISFKLLTDYSNSMKQMQINTSGMERILMGEIDQMNLRYHQKITIRNYLTQISGKTAQLFALACYSGALEGGQTEKFARHCYYIGSHIGMAFQIMDDVLDYSQTAESFGKPVLEDMRQGIYSAPLIYAIRKNPSIFKELLKKREQITNEDTHKVQKLVIDLGGLDEAQRLARKYTFKALKRIDQLPDTAEKEIIRKVTTSLLQRII from the coding sequence ATGCAGATCCATCCTATGTGGGAAGCCTACCCTGAATTACAATCTGAATTGATCCAAACCATTGAATTAATGGATTCAAAAATTCGTCTTCGCAATAAACCAATTGAACATGCTTTAATTGACATGATGCATACTGGTGGAAAACTCGTTCGCCCAGCTTACACTTTGCTTTTTTCAACTTTCGGAGAAGATCATGACCCTAGTCGAGCACGCGCTTTTGCGGCTGCTATCGAAGTATTGCATATGGCTACTTTAATTCATGATGACATCATCGACGATTCGCCTAAACGACGTGGTCAAAATACAATACAATCAAAATACGGTAAAGATGTAGCTGTATATGCTGGTGATTACCTGTTTACCATTTCATTTAAGCTACTAACAGATTATTCTAACTCTATGAAGCAAATGCAGATTAACACTAGCGGGATGGAACGAATCTTAATGGGCGAAATTGATCAAATGAATTTAAGGTATCACCAAAAAATAACTATTCGAAATTATTTGACTCAAATATCTGGCAAAACAGCTCAATTATTTGCCCTTGCTTGTTATTCCGGAGCATTAGAAGGTGGCCAAACTGAAAAATTCGCTAGACATTGTTATTATATTGGAAGCCATATTGGAATGGCCTTTCAAATTATGGATGATGTTCTAGATTATTCGCAGACAGCGGAATCTTTTGGAAAACCTGTTTTAGAAGATATGCGACAGGGCATCTATTCTGCTCCTCTTATTTACGCTATTCGAAAAAATCCTTCTATCTTTAAAGAATTACTTAAAAAAAGAGAGCAGATAACTAACGAGGATACACACAAGGTCCAGAAATTAGTGATTGACTTAGGTGGCTTAGATGAAGCTCAACGTTTAGCCCGTAAATATACTTTTAAAG